TCCTTATCAAACACAGGTCAACGAAAGCTTGACCGCAGTGCCACATAAGCTTCCAGGCGTCACGTCGTTGATTCTGGCAGAAAACCGCGCTGACTTGAATGAATAATCCGACGGATTCTTACGTTTCCTTGCTGCTATGCGTCGCTCCACTGCTCAACAGCCAAGCCTGCGGCGGCCAGGATCTGCTCACCGGATGGCAGTCCCGAGGCCTGCCGGACCGGTTCTGTGTAGCTGACGACGTAGACCACCCGCCGCACCCGCCGGCTGTTGACGATCAGCCGCGCACAGGTGACACAGGACTCGTGGGTGATGTAGAGGGTGTGGACCTCCCCCTGTCCGTAGCCGGCAATGTCTTATGCCCCTCGTATGGATGAATCCCAGTGGCTCATGCACCTTTGGCAGCGACCTTGGCCAGCACATCGCTGACGGGACCGCTGTGCTTACTCCCTGGTGTCTCATCGTCCAGGTAATTCCACCACAGGGGAGCACCCCAGGACCTAGCCTGACCCATACCGACGCTCGTTAGATGCTCCGCGACGATGCGGCGCGCCTTCACCGGATCATCGGGAGAACCAAACCACCACGGCCCATCATCCAGGTCATCAGCGCCATAAGCCAGCTTGGAGATCGCCACTTTCTGGTAAACAGTCTTGGCGAGCGTCGTCATCACCCGATAGGCCGCCGTACCCAAAGGATGCTTCTGCGGAGCGATCTCCAAGCCCATGATACGGACAACCCCAGTGAGAGCCCTATAGAAGACTCTGCCATTGTGTAAATTCTTTCTCACCCATGTAAAAGTTGAGTGAGCCTCATCACCTTGCCCCAACTGATACTTAAGCCCCAGCAGCGTCTTTGTATACTCCTTCAGGGGATCATCACCCGGTATGGCTGTGGCAATCGCGCTATAGATTTTACGAGCGCAAACGGTCATATCTCCCAATTCCGATGATTTGTCAATGGGATCATCAGACAGCCAATCACCGCCCATATCATTGCCGACCTCCCAGACATCTACTGCTAGTCGTCCGGTGGCTGCCGGCAACCCCTTGAGAAGTTTGTCAATCCGAGCGATATTGTCCTCGTGCGACTTCCACCTCCTTACGACTGCGTCGCGGACCTGGATGACTGCTATACCACCCAGAGCGTGGATACCGTCGATCACCTCAGCCCACTTGGGAAGGTCATCTAGCTGTTCTCCGATCACCAACCGCACGGCCGGTGTGCGCTTGCCGCCCGTGATAGCCTTGAGGTCATTGATCTGCTCAGGTGTGGGAACTTTTGTGAAGGTCACTCCTATGAATGCCTTTGCAGGGATGACGGAGGCCAAGGCTAGGTCCAGCTTCAACTGTGCCTCTGAAGCCAGTTCCAGGCATTGAGCAGCGAGCGCTCCCCTCTCGGGGCCGATTTCAAGCGCACCGCATCTGGCCAGTGCCTCCTCAGTGGCCTGGCGGGCAGCGACGATGTCCGCATCCGGTTCAGGTCCTGCCTCAATCCGTTGTACCTGCCGGTCGTGCAGGGTGCGGGCTGCCAGCTCATTCAAGTCATAGGTACCGGGGCCTGGTAGATCCGCCATCAGAGCGGAATAGCCATGACTAGTAGGCCACGACAACGTCAGCGTGTAGGGACCGCCCTCCGCAGGGAGGGCAAACTTCGCCGTTGCCCCTTCCGCCTCTTCCAGAAGACGTACCTTGACGGCGATCAGCGATTCAGACTCCAGGAGCGCATCGTCATACCATTTCTCACCGGCCCCATTGGTCTGCCGGTCCCGGAATGCCGCAAAATCCAGGAATGTCCCATCGGGCAGATAGGCGTACAGGACCACCTCTCCCGCCCCGTCTTCCTGGGGAGCCAGGCCATGGGCCTGTGGATTCATCCCGGGCAGGTAAGCACTGAGCGCCGAAACGCCCAATGCACCCAGGACCGATCTTCTATCTAGCGGAAATGATGTCGTCACGCCGTTGATTCTGACAGAAAAACGCACTGATTTGAATGAATAATCCGACGGATTCTTACGTTTCTCTGCTGCTATGCGTCGCTCCACTGCTCAACAGCCAAGCCTGCGGCGGCCAGGATCTGCTCACCGGATGGCAGTCCCGAGGCCTGCCGGACCGGTTCTGTGTAGCTGACGACGTAGACCACCCGCCGCACCCGCCGGCTGTTGACGATCAACCGCGCGCAGGTGGCGCAGGGCTCGTGGGTGATGTAGAGCGTGTGGGCCTCGCCGTTCCAGTTGGCGGCCAGCAGCGCGTTGACCTCCGCATGGATGAAGCCGCTCATCCCCTGCTCCAGTGACTCGCGTTCGTTCGGCTCCCCCGCTGCCCGCC
The sequence above is drawn from the Arachnia rubra genome and encodes:
- a CDS encoding deaminase encodes the protein MAGYGQGEVHTLYITHESCVTCARLIVNSRRVRRVVYVVSYTEPVRQASGLPSGEQILAAAGLAVEQWSDA
- a CDS encoding deaminase, with the protein product MAHRPSFDELGVATARLWATRSADSKVQVGACLLDHFNRVVGVGYNGRAAGEPNERESLEQGMSGFIHAEVNALLAANWNGEAHTLYITHEPCATCARLIVNSRRVRRVVYVVSYTEPVRQASGLPSGEQILAAAGLAVEQWSDA